One Mus musculus strain C57BL/6J chromosome X, GRCm38.p6 C57BL/6J DNA window includes the following coding sequences:
- the Zfp36l3 gene encoding mRNA decay activator protein ZFP36L3: protein MANNNLNRPLNTNVADSSNSSSTPGTAPPPSSSDPQVLGHQAPSSSASSLTEDCSSSFARDLNSYNNGQSGATGAVSWEAPHEPSEANAVSQIHPRNGEHSLQQKPKPQKVSGSSSLATSERYKTELCRPFEESGICKYGHKCQFAHGYRELRTLSRHPKYKTEPCRTFHSVGFCPYGTRCHFIHNQPEQQPVLSESTLEEPSSFNGSNVLHLGVNGEQQPGLQSDSPSGFLSVNSQALQAPLQLNQQALSSGGVMPSSHPAAANLRMMCCRTSSSTTAHDADKDPDKDADKDPSNNSANDALAFPQEPGDFSPVAFQNPNTATTTPTAFYNNQQQMGLAASAQFQMPLARPLPSATIFGQASVGPALTPGAAMAPGAALAPAAALTPAAALAPGAAMALGAAMATGAAMATGAALTPGAALALGAAMAAGAALAPGAAMAPGAAMATGAALAFGAAMATGTTLTPGAAMALGAAMATGAALAPGAAVAPRAALAPRAAFAPGAAALAPRAALPPGAALTPGAALAPGAALAPRAALPPGATLRPGAALIPRAALAPGAALAPGAALTPGAALAPGATLAPRAALAPGAALAPRITITSRAAITPGVAIAPGVATASTGILAPGAATATVGNTSSTTITAATAAEGAAPHFTFQLPDVESESESESLEFDVVTSTLDSLLVSDDEDEDDFLRRSSSSSSLNESEFDNTNSSRRLPIFSRFSDSEK from the coding sequence ATGGCCAACAACAATCTGAACCGCCCGCTCAACACTAATGTGGCTGATTCTTCCAACTCCAGCTCAACACCTGGCACTGCTCCACCACCATCTTCCAGCGACCCCCAAGTGCTCGGCCACCAGGCTCCCAGTTCCAGTGCCTCCAGCCTCACCGAGGACTGCTCGTCCAGTTTTGCGAGAGACCTGAACAGCTACAATAATGGTCAGTCGGGGGCAACTGGTGCGGTGTCCTGGGAAGCTCCCCATGAGCCCTCAGAGGCTAACGCGGTGTCGCAGATCCACCCGCGGAATGGCGAACATAGCCTGCAGCAGAAGCCTAAGCCACAGAAGGTGAGCGGCTCGAGCTCCCTGGCCACTTCTGAGCGCTATAAGACTGAGCTATGTCGGCCCTTTGAGGAAAGCGGCATTTGCAAGTATGGCCACAAGTGCCAGTTCGCGCATGGCTACCGCGAACTGCGTACCCTGTCAAGGCACCCCAAGTACAAGACGGAGCCTTGCCGCACCTTCCACAGCGTTGGCTTTTGCCCCTATGGCACTCGCTGTCACTTCATTCACAACCAGCCCGAGCAGCAACCTGTGCTTTCCGAGAGCACCTTGGAGGAGCCCAGCTCCTTCAATGGCTCCAATGTGCTGCATTTGGGCGTTAACGGGGAGCAGCAGCCCGGACTGCAGAGTGACAGCCCTTCGGGCTTCCTGTCGGTCAACAGTCAAGCCCTCCAGGCACCTCTGCAGCTCAACCAGCAGGCGTTGAGCTCAGGCGGGGTTATGCCCTCATCACACCCTGCAGCCGCCAACCTCCGGATGATGTGCTGCAGAACATCATCCTCTACCACAGCCCACGACGCTGACAAAGACCCCGACAAAGATGCTGACAAAGACCCGAGCAACAACTCAGCCAACGATGCCCTCGCCTTCCCCCAGGAGCCAGGTGACTTCTCTCCTGTGGCATTCCAGAACCCTAACACTGCTACCACGACTCCCACTGCCTTCTACAACAACCAGCAGCAGATGGGCCTGGCAGCTTCCGCGCAGTTCCAGATGCCCCTTGCCAGGCCTCTGCCTTCAGCCACCATCTTTGGCCAGGCCAGTGTTGGTCCTGCCCTTACTCCTGGTGCTGCCATGGCTCCTGGAGCTGCCCTTGCTCCTGCGGCAGCCCTCACTCCTGCGGCAGCCCTTGCTCCTGGGGCGGCCATGGCTCTTGGAGCTGCCATGGCTACTGGGGCTGCCATGGCTACTGGAGCTGCCCTCACTCCTGGGGCAGCCCTCGCTCTTGGAGCTGCCATGGCTGCTGGGGCGGCCCTTGCTCCTGGAGCTGCCATGGCTCCTGGGGCTGCCATGGCTACTGGAGCGGCCCTCGCTTTTGGGGCTGCCATGGCTACTGGGACTACCCTCACTCCTGGGGCTGCCATGGCTCTTGGTGCTGCCATGGCTACTGGAGCTGCCCTCGCTCCTGGGGCAGCAGTGGCTCCTAGGGCGGCCCTTGCTCCTAGGGCTGCATTTGCTCCTGGGGCGGCGGCCCTCGCTCCTAGGGCTGCCCTCCCTCCTGGAGCGGCCCTCACTCCTGGGGCTGCACTTGCTCCTGGGGCGGCCCTCGCTCCTAGGGCTGCCCTCCCTCCTGGGGCTACCCTCCGTCCTGGGGCGGCCCTCATTCCTAGGGCGGCCCTTGCTCCTGGGGCTGCCCTCGCCCCTGGAGCGGCCCTCACTCCTGGGGCTGCACTTGCTCCTGGGGCGACCCTTGCTCCTAGGGCAGCTCTCGCTCCTGGGGCTGCCCTTGCTCCCAGAATTACCATCACTTCCAGGGCTGCCATCACTCCGGGAGTTGCTATTGCTCCAGGAGTTGCCACAGCCTCTACCGGCATATTGGCTCCAGGTGCTGCAACTGCCACTGTGGGCAATACATCCTCGACTACTATCACTGCTGCCACCGCTGCAGAGGGTGCCGCACCACACTTCACCTTCCAACTGCCAGATGTCGAGTCGGAGTCTGAGTCTGAGTCGCTAGAGTTCGACGTGGTCACCAGCACCCTGGATTCCCTGTTGGTCAGTGATGACGAAGATGAAGACGACTTTCTGAGGCGTTCCTCGAGCTCCAGCAGCCTCAATGAATCCGAATTCGACAACACCAACTCCAGCCGCCGTCTGCCCATCTTCAGCCGCTTCTCAGACTctgaaaaatga